A genomic region of Gemmata massiliana contains the following coding sequences:
- the purM gene encoding phosphoribosylformylglycinamidine cyclo-ligase, with product MSEQWSYKKVGLDLDKYEQTISGIQAHIKRAQRSGVIQPPFPARKGGKGVGGFASLFDLSVAGKYTNPVLVTCTDGVGSKLKIACMAGKFDTVGIDLVAMSVNDLICTGGEPLTFLDYLAMPKDDPDLTSQLVKGIADGCLESGCALVGGETAILPDFYQPGDFDLAGFAAGVVERDKIIDGQAIRAGDAVIGLASSGVHSNGYSLVRKVVFEAAGLKVTDHVPELGKTVGEELLTPTRLYVKPVRRLLEAHADAIHGLANITGGGLPDNVGRILPPDKRVHVTRNSWPAAPVFTWLQKCGNVADAEMFRVFNVGIGFVVIADPSAVDSIVKQLATDGISAWKIGDVRDGTVGVEIA from the coding sequence ATGTCCGAGCAGTGGAGTTACAAGAAGGTCGGGTTGGACCTCGATAAGTACGAGCAGACCATTTCCGGCATCCAGGCGCACATCAAGCGCGCCCAGCGCTCGGGCGTAATCCAGCCGCCGTTCCCGGCGCGTAAGGGCGGAAAGGGTGTAGGCGGGTTCGCGAGTCTCTTCGACCTCTCGGTCGCGGGCAAGTACACGAATCCAGTGCTGGTTACGTGTACCGACGGTGTCGGCAGCAAGCTCAAGATCGCGTGCATGGCGGGGAAATTCGACACCGTGGGCATCGACTTGGTCGCGATGTCGGTGAACGACCTCATCTGCACGGGGGGCGAACCACTCACGTTCCTCGACTATTTGGCGATGCCGAAGGACGATCCCGACCTTACTTCGCAGCTCGTTAAGGGAATCGCGGACGGGTGCCTCGAATCCGGGTGCGCGCTCGTGGGCGGCGAAACCGCGATTCTGCCGGACTTTTACCAGCCGGGTGACTTCGACCTCGCGGGATTCGCCGCGGGTGTGGTCGAACGCGACAAGATCATTGATGGCCAAGCCATTCGTGCAGGTGACGCGGTGATCGGCCTCGCATCAAGTGGCGTTCACTCAAACGGTTACAGCCTCGTGCGCAAGGTCGTATTCGAGGCCGCCGGCCTGAAAGTGACCGATCACGTGCCGGAGCTGGGCAAAACCGTGGGTGAGGAGCTACTCACTCCCACGCGACTTTACGTGAAGCCGGTTCGCCGGCTGCTCGAAGCACACGCGGACGCGATTCACGGTCTGGCGAACATCACGGGCGGCGGATTGCCCGATAACGTCGGCCGCATTCTTCCGCCGGACAAGCGCGTCCATGTGACCCGCAACTCGTGGCCGGCCGCACCCGTGTTTACGTGGCTCCAAAAGTGTGGTAACGTCGCCGACGCCGAGATGTTCCGTGTGTTCAACGTGGGCATCGGCTTCGTCGTGATCGCGGACCCGAGCGCAGTCGATAGCATTGTGAAGCAACTGGCAACGGACGGTATCTCCGCGTGGAAGATCGGCGATGTGCGTGACGGCACCGTGGGCGTGGAGATCGCGTAA
- a CDS encoding glycosyltransferase family 2 protein, which translates to MPSTLLAEPPLNPVHEIFHVDRVLKPEEITPPRKHKIIAVLPAYNAEKTLAATIADFPVGSVDEILLVDDGSKDNTVAIAREMGLTVIVHEKNTGYGGNQKTCYRYCLERGADIVVMIHPDYQYDARVIPHACGMIELGICDVILGNRVRSRAEALKCGMPWWKYVSNRGLTAFENLMLGQNLGEFHSGFRVYRRNVLETLPFERNSNDFVFDTEFLVQAVHFGFRLGDIPVPVRYFDEASQINFRRSTKYGIQTLTTVNKYWMNKLKLWKSPLFKPKG; encoded by the coding sequence ATGCCTTCCACCTTGCTTGCTGAGCCGCCGCTAAATCCGGTCCACGAGATCTTTCACGTGGACCGCGTCCTGAAGCCCGAGGAAATCACCCCGCCTCGAAAGCACAAGATCATCGCCGTTCTCCCGGCCTACAACGCGGAAAAGACGCTCGCCGCCACCATCGCGGACTTCCCCGTGGGGAGCGTCGACGAAATCCTCCTCGTCGACGACGGCAGCAAGGATAACACCGTCGCCATCGCACGCGAGATGGGCCTAACGGTCATCGTTCACGAAAAGAATACCGGCTACGGCGGTAATCAGAAGACGTGCTACCGCTACTGTTTAGAGCGCGGCGCTGACATCGTGGTGATGATCCACCCGGACTACCAGTACGACGCGCGGGTGATTCCGCACGCTTGCGGGATGATCGAGTTGGGTATCTGCGACGTGATTCTGGGCAACCGAGTGCGGAGCCGGGCCGAAGCGCTGAAGTGCGGGATGCCGTGGTGGAAGTACGTGAGCAACCGCGGATTGACCGCATTCGAGAACCTGATGCTCGGTCAGAATTTGGGTGAGTTCCACAGCGGGTTCCGCGTGTACCGCCGGAACGTGTTGGAAACGCTCCCGTTCGAGCGGAACAGCAACGACTTTGTGTTCGACACGGAGTTTCTGGTGCAGGCGGTCCACTTCGGGTTCCGGTTGGGCGATATCCCGGTTCCCGTGCGGTACTTCGACGAGGCCAGTCAGATCAACTTCCGCCGCAGCACGAAGTACGGCATCCAGACTCTGACCACTGTCAACAAATACTGGATGAACAAGCTGAAGCTCTGGAAAAGCCCGTTGTTCAAGCCGAAGGGGTGA